TCACCACTACAATCTTGAACCCTTCCCATGATGAATTGGGATTACAACTAGCCCTTCCTTTTAAGGCCTCCATGGTTGCTTGCATCTTGTCTTCCTCTCTTACCTTCTTCAGCAGAAAGAAGCGCTCCAAACTGTGTACCCAGTCATACGCATCATCACCCCCAAAATTTGGAATTTCCCTTACCCATTCCTCTGAAATTCTCACCCTGATCCTTGTCTCTTCCATAACGCAGCAAGGAATTTGTGGTTGAGGCAccagatcggtgctctgataccaatgatagaACCACCCTGAAATATGATATTATTTCTTACAAATccctaattcccaaattgaGAACTAGAGCAAAATACAAGAGAGTCCACACCCACTTCCTAATCCCAATACCCAAATGATACAAAAGATACCCCAAACTCTCTAATGTCTGTTATTTATAGGCTACATGCCTCAATAACattctaactaactaactaacccctAACCTTGAGTTCCTATCATAATGTCTCCACCAAAGGAGATCACAATCCATTGTTTAAATTATGCAACCTCTGTAAAAAAAAGATACCATTTCTCTAGTTCGCTTTTTGGACATCAGATAATCTTTAGGCATTGTTATTTGTACCCctttatattttcatatcaTTTTCGTTTAGTACTTTTCCGCATTTATAATTGTAGAATGCATAACTTGCATGCCGCAATCTCAAATATGTGTTATTAGTTCTCGTAAACATAACAACAGTACATTGAGGTGGTGAAAAAACCTATAAGAATTAATAGTAACAAAACTAATGCACAATTTTTTGTGTGAGTAGCATTCATAAACTCTGATTACTTATTGTGTGAAGCTCAATTATTTTAGCAGTCTTATTCAGataaatttttatttcaaaaaaattaacaaatttcAGTATTAGTCATAGACTCATAGATAGTCATGCATTTCTTAATCCGGGTTTAATTAGACCGGTTAACCCGGTCACCAAACCCCCAAATTCTAAACCCCCTCTTCTCCCCTCTCCTTCTCACACACACAGTACACCACTCAACCATGGCGGCACTGAAGCTTCTCCTCTCTCCAGCTCGCCGCCACTACCTCACCAAACACACTACTTCACATTTCCACTCTCCCATTTCCCTCACCTCTCACAGATccctttcttcctcctccgaatcTGACCCTCCTCCACCCCGACCCTTCGAACCCATCCCAATCCAACCCGTTTCATACCCCGTCAAACCCAAAGACACCCCCTCTCCTCCCCCTCCCGACTCCCTCCGCCAGCCTCCGCCGCCGACACAGCTTTCCGGGGAGGCCCCGGAGCCGCAGCAGCGGGCATTGACGCGCGAGGATATTCGCTACGTGAAGGATGGGCCGTCGATAACGCCGGTGTCGTACCCAATGCGGGTGGCGCCGCTCCCCGAGGATATGGTCCCGGGGCAGAAGAATGatgagatggagatggagaggaggaggattgaGGCGGAGGATCAGTTGAGGGCGAGAATGGTCAGAGCTGTGGAAGATGAAAAGATGAAGGTTCCTTTTCCGTTATTGATTAGGCCTAAGCAGAAGGAGAAGCCCCCTGTTCTTGATTTGATGGAGGCCATTCGCCAAGTTAAGGTTAGAGGTTATTAGACTGAATAAACCATCCTTTCAATCATTTTAGAAGTTATGGACTTAgtaatttataacattaattTAGGATGAAAATGTGATTTCTATCTTTCAGGACTAAAATGACTGACCTTATATATAATGGATTACTCTTATTGGACTTGTAATTTTGAActttatcttcatttttctttccatAAAAGTTAGTGGTGGTGATTAGCTTGTGTTACTCATGTTTGCCCCCCAGTAGAATCAAGTTGTTAGTTGAGGGCACAAACTTAGCATTAGGTATTTGGTGCCGAAGGAAACGAGAGTAATGGGTTTCAACGGTGGTTTTTTTCCTTGTAATTGTGACCATAAAGCAAGAACCATTAGTTGGTGTATTTTTTGTTGAATGTGTTTTTCTAGCATGATTTGCAGACCAAATACATCTCTATCTTACTTGGATTTTTTCTTATgggaaataaaagaaagagattTGACTCTCCTAAAATGAGTGCACCTTAGAGGAAAGAAGTGCAGAAATATACAGTTGATCAGCAACAGATTTTAAAAATTGCATAGTTTATTGTGCGTGCGCATATATTTCATTGCAATTTTGATTATTTGTAATTATGAATTATGAATATGATTATAATACATACGCATGTCTCTCTGGCTTGAAAAACAATTTGAGTACTATTGCAATGACGTTCTAAAAACTGCAGCCACAAGTCATAGTCATGTCTCTCTTAGCCTGTTTTTTGTCCTCTGATGTATATGTGTACTCGTGCATGTAAATGTGTTTGCAAGTAGTATGCAGTTATTTGTGTTATAAAAGTAATCCAAAGCACTTTCCTTCTGTTGCATTTTGAATATTCTTTGTGTAACAACTAACAACTCTTTTGGCATGTCCCATTCTCTCTCACTAACCTTTAGCATTTCTTCTATAACAAATAGTGCTAAATTAATGCATTCTTATTCTTAGTAGAGCTAGAAGTTAGACAAAACGATACAATCTCAAATGTTTGTGATACATTCTTGATTGGTTAAAATATTGACTTTTAGATTTCGCAATGTTTTAgtgattttcaaaattttaatgtGTTCACTTTTATCTTAGTTCTGATGCCATTGATTGAATTTGGGTTGGTACAAATCCTTAGCTGTAATCTTCGTCATGATTTACCTTAAATGTCCCATAACCCATTGGCTACTGTCATTTAATATAGTTACATATTGTTCAGGCCAATGCCAAGGCGAAGTTTGATGAAACTATTGAAGCACATATAAGATTGGGTATTGAGTCAAAGCGAACCGAACtggtatatttatttatttttctgttatttCCTTTTCCGTGTTTTGCATTTGTAGACAAGGTCAATGACATAGTATTATGGCATTGGTCCATGTAGCCAAGCCCACCTAATGGGGAAAGACTTTTGTTGTTTATGTTCTCGAGTGATTTTTTGAATGCCatgttaaattttaattttggcaTGGTGGCTTAAGCTTTGTGTGTTTAGCATGTTCAATTTGTTGCATACTACTAGTGATGCTCTCAAAACTTGAGCATCATATACTCTTTGAAGATTAATATCAAGTAGTTCTTTCTAATTACTAAACAAACAAATTCACATCTCTACAACTGCCCTGTGCTGGAAGACTTTGCCTGAAAGGACTTCAAATTTCCCACCTCAAACCATATTTATGCTTTGTTTTGATAATTAGAGAAAGGAGCCTTTGATAGAGACTCGGATACTAAATGGGGAATGGGCCTAGGCAAGCTCTTGCAGCGTCGCAGTCACCGTACCCATCTGAGTCTCCAGCGCTTCCATGCGATCAGTCATCTTGGGTGGCATCTACTAACACTGGTTCCTGAGGAGCGTATTGATCCGGTAGGTCGGACCAATTGATAGGTTCTGATGAAGCTAACAGGTAATTTAGAGATGATAAAGACTGAAATACACTTGTATTGATTGATAAGCAGCAATTACAGTAAGGAAAAAATAGGATGTGCTGTTAGAATACTCTAACAACCCAGAGCAGCTCAAATGGCTATCTCCCTCAGAAAgattcctatctctctctctataaCAGAATTGTAATCCTCTCCCCCCTCTCACCCCACACCTCATTATTCTAtatactaactaactaactcgcTCCTTTCTTCTGGAACTTGGACACCTCAGcacctttccctttctttctcacATAAACCTTCCATATCTTGGGCTTGCCTAGGCCCATTCCCCATTTAGTATCCGAGTCTCTATCAGCCTTCTTGATATATTCAGCACACACTGGACCTCCTATGTTCTTTTTAGGTATTAGCTTGGCTCAGGACATGTTTTTGATAGATAACTTATGTTGTCTTTGAGTGACATAGACCTCCTTTGGATGCCAACAAAAAatcacttattggagcttatttagtgctttttttagtagataagctccaataagctctaataagctccaataagcctTTTTAAATTGCATGTGTGAATTGTTTTTGGGAAATCTCTTCAAAGATTGATCGAACTGGATCTACCAGATTATTTTTTGTCTTCTGTTAACTTTTGTTCTTACACATCCCTTATTACTCTTATAcgttttgttttctttatatTTGGTTGAAAAAATGTTATGTACAATTTTCGTAATCCTTTACTTCAGAAGATAATGGTTTCAACTCTGGCAGGCAGTTCGTGGTACTGTGATTCTGCCTCATGGTGCTCCTAAGGTAATTTGTTAATGTTAAGCAATCAATAGAATGGTTGGTTTGTCATCTAATTATTCACATCTTCCAGGCCGTCAGTGTGGCTGTTTTTGCAGAAGgggcagaagcagaagaagctaGAGCTGCAGGAGCTGATATAGTTGGTGGCAAAGAGCTTATTGAGGAGATTGCCAGTAATGAACTACACTTTTTTCTCCAAGTATTGTTCATTTTCGTCATTTACCAATTGTCTTAAAAGATTAAGCTGTtgggtgaagacacatgaataTTTTATACTTATGTTTCTAACTCGTCCCCTTGCAAGAGCCCATTAGGCTTTAAGCATGAACAATACGCATGCCCACCTACCTTgcgctgaaattcaactttttattagaattttGGGGGAAACAAGGATTAAACTCTAGAGTCTAGACCACTTGGTTATAGAGGTTCTGGTACCATCTCTTCAACATGTTATCCCAAAAGTTAAGACATGTAGCTTTTTCTCATACTAAATTTGTGAAGATAGAATGTTCAGATGCATATTGTCTATTGTTGGTTCTATACTTACTTTTCATACAATGTTAGATACATACTCATCtcctataaaattattaaactgTGCTATTCATATCCGACTGATAAGCTTATACTCTAATAGGTGGTAATAATAAGCTCAAAGTTGACAAGTGTTTTTCAACTCCTGGAATGGCACCTCATCTTGGAAAGGTATTTCAAATTTGAATGCTCTATTCTAGTAAAATCATCTAACTTAATGGGTTCTTCTTCTAAAGCTTATATGAACTGTTATGCAGATAGCACAGTATCTAAGAAAGCGCAGATTGATGCCAGACAAGAAAGTTAGTTGCTCAATATTTGTTGGCATATTATATACATTTTGAAGTGTAAAGCGTTTTTGGATTGTATTTAATTTCTGTTTGGTTGCATTGATATGTTGTTTTACAGCTAGGTACTCTGACCAATGATATTTCTGGGCAGTTGAAAGAGCTAAGACAGGGTCGTCTTGAGTTTAAAATGGAAAGTAAATCAATTTTGCATGCCGGAGTTGGAAAGGTGCTATCCTGTTCTCTTCCAATTGTTATAGACTTTTTAACAAGAGGCAACAGGTGTGTTACATGAGTTGTCCTTATATGCTTATAATAATATTCACAGGTAAGCTACAAAGATGAGTCTTTACGAGAGAATATTGGTGCATTTATGAATGCTGTGCTCCTTGCAAAGCCTGCTGGCTTAAAGAAGAGTAAGTGGCACACATTTTTATGCTTTCCTCTCTTTACCATCTGGTATTTTTCAAGTGCCTAAAATTGATTCTATCATAAGAAGGCCTGCAAAAGGTTTAGAATTTTATATATCAGATTAGGGTTTTCTTGTCGTCACTTTAGAAAATACAATGACTGGTGGTTAATTGGGTGCCTGCAATAAGAAGGCAGATTTGTGGACTATAGGAGAGCTCAGATTTGTGACTGTTCGGTACTTTGAGCTGTAGCTGCCAAATTTGAGTTTGGGGTTTAACTAAGGCTGTGGTAGGGTGAATTTCCGTGACCAAAAGAATCTGACAAGGGCTGATAAATTAAAAAAGGGTAGAGattgagaaaaagaaaggagCCTACTGAGAATTGATGACATCTTATAATTGAGAGAACAGAATATACTGTTAATGTCTGGGAACAGAATATACTGCATTTTAATTTCCACTGTTTAAATATACATCCTGTAACTTATCGGACAATAATTCGGTATAAGAGTCTAATTCTAAAAGCAGTAAAACTACAGTATACTGATACTATTACTATACCTTAGTGGAAGCACAGACacagaaaaattaaataatatcatAAGCCTAGGCCCATATGTAATCCTATATAAGGATATATAAAAATCATTTAAATTTCAGCAACGCCGAAAACTAAAATTTAAATGCAGTTACAACTTAACAAGGCAAGTAaggatttattttatttaaggttATGCAATAATGAAACTTTGGACACAGTCATAATTTATAATTAAACCTATATAGTGAGATGATTTGATCAATAAGCTGATGTTTATTTGATGCTAGTCTGTTGTGTTGTGTCAAACTGATGAATATCGACCTCCAATTAGGAAGGTTTATGAGAGgagtgttagaagtcccacatttcTAATAAGGAGAAATAAGAGGAAGAGGTAATAGCCTAGCTTAATAGGGATAACTGATTTCAGAGGCAGTTACTGTTAGCTGGATCAGTTAGTTGTTAGCTGGATCAGTTAGTTAGTTCAGTTACTGTTCTGTCAGTTAGGGAAGGGTATAAATAAAGGGAAAGGGGAAGTTAGAGGTAGTTAGGTATTCAGTTGGAAATAGGAGAGACTGGACTCTCGAATATTCCAGAGGGGAACTAGGGTTCATCATTCACCATTGTTGTACTCAGAGCTTTGATTCTCAGTTTCTTTGAATCTCAGTTCCATTTTCATCAATAAAATCTCAGTTCTTGTTCTAGAGTTCATCACAAACTTGTATTTTTCATGATGTTGTATCTTATTTGTAATGAATGCTTTAGAGGTGCAATTTTGGGGCTCAATTTCTGCTTTAACATGGTGTCATATTATCACCACTTTTATATGCTAAGATTATTTCTATGATCTTATATTTGTCGTCTTTGCTGTTCAGCTTCCAAATATGCTGGGTATGTGCTGTCTGTCCATATATGCAGCACGGTAAGCTCTTACGTCTCGCTCTTTCTTTTATGAATTCTAAATTGTAATGTTACATGCTTGTATTTGATATGAATGCTCATGAGGTAAAACATGGAATGTATGTAAAATGCCCCCTCCCACCTCACTATTCCTTTCTGAAAACTGGAAGACAGTATTGgactttgaattttgaaatgatAGGACATCTATAAACAATATGCTAGTAATAATTATTGCGAAACATGGATTTTGTTTATGGAGAAGGCTTAACCATCTATATTCTCCATCAAAATGACCTTTTTGATTGTTTATTTGTTAAAGGACACATATTCCAGCATTTTTTACTTTTGTCTATCTTTAGTTAAAAATAAATGATGCTTCTTTTTTGGTGTTATCTCTCTGCAACCCAACCCCCTCAAAAGATTAAAGGTATGACCTTGAAATTTGAGGAGTGATTGTTTGGGTTCTTCTTGCACCTACCTGGTGCATTAAGTATCTCGACATTTAAGCAAAAAAGAATGAGCTCTCCTCACTACAGTCCTTTTTGGCCAGTTCCTTTCTATTCCGTATTAATAGTATTATTTccttattaatattaaataacttCAGTTTGATTAGCTTTGAGCCTCATCACTTCAGCATAAAATTCATTCAATCTTTAAAGACGAATCATGTTAGTGTTTTACAATTCATGTAAGTCTATCAATATAATATAATCAACTTGCAATATTGTTAGTGTTTTATAGAATGCAAGTATCTGTTTAGTGTGCAAACCATGTCAAAAATTTTGGTTTGTACACTTCAGTTCTCCCAAGTTATTTTACAAGTTTCATTAATCACTCTCAGACCTATCAAGGCACATGTATTTACTCTGATTTAGCTTCTGCTAGACTTATCAGTAATGCTTGGAATTGaatgaaataataaataatgtagtgTACATTTTCACGTTTCCATTTGTGTCCGATATCATCCTTATGTGCCAAACTCATAGCATTCTAGTGAAGCTTATAACTTTTTGATGCAAAAATGTTGTTTCTCTATTATAGAGGTTCATAAAATTTCACGATGTACTTGTGAATTACTATGGGGAGGTAGAAGTGAGGGTGACAAGACCCTTGGTGATTACAGTTGGAGAGTCTGGAGAGTCGTATTTACCAGTATCATTGACTGTGGTGATGATAAACATCATTACAATCTTGTATACATGTTTTTTTCCTTGTTAGTTTTACATGCAATCTTTTTTATGCAGATGGGCCCAGGATTTCCTGTATCAATACAGTCGTTATCGAAAGCAGCAGATAACTACAAGAAAATGCATGTGGTATGAATCGTGGATAGGGGGAGGCTATGGTCTTTCAACATGAATCGAAGTTTGATAAACATGTGTTGTAGTTTTTTGTTCATTACCATTGATTTTCTTTGTCCTGTGATATATGTGGCaataagaaagtgaaaaatttAACATATTTGTGCGAGCTTGATTTGTTTCTGATCGTCTTCTGGTGTATATCACTTTCCTCATTGCAAAACTGAACTTACAAAACTTAGTAATACTGAGCTAACCTGATATTACTTTCTGAGTTATCACTGGATAACTTATATTTCTTTCACATTTCCTACTACAAAACGTTTTCCAAATCACCCTCTCTACACATTTTTCATTACTTGTAAACCACCAACTTAAGCAAGGATCTTATCCAAGTTTGAAAATGCTCTTTGGATACATTTGTTTACATGTATATATAATTCTTAAAATATAAGCATGCATGGTTTTTCCTTCTCCTAATATATTAAATGTACTGCATGCTGATCTCACTGGGCTCCAACATCCAATCATTCTCACAAGTTGCTAATATTGGTTTTATAACTTCTTTGGCATTATAAGCTTATGTTCAAACTATGCCCCACCCACTGGCCAGTGTCAGTTCTCATTCAATTGATTCTCATTCTGTTGATTATCATGCAATTCAGTGGACCCTACAATATCATGCATAATACATACCAAACATCATAAGAAAGGAAAAAGATATGGTTAATCCTTTCTAAAGAAACTTACACATCATTGCCAATAATTTGAGTGCATCTTTGATTTTTGATCAGGGAGAAGCCTTGATCGATCGGAGAACGGGGAAGAGGCTACGAGGTCGGTCGGGAAAGGTTGAGTTGAGATCACCGTCCCAGGAGGGGGTCCTGCAAAGAACTCCGAAGCTTAAGTTAGTTGAGAGAAACCTTGGTTGTATTATGTGTGTAGTGAGATAGTGAGAGATAGATACCTTGACTCTTGGAAACTTGAGGCCTTTTATACTCCTGGAGTTCTGAAGGGAGGGTCTTAGCCAGCGAAGGAACATCATGAGTGCCTCGGGCATCTGGGTGACCCCTTGCTCCCCCACCGTAGGATCCACCTGTGGCGCCTGTCCCTCTCAAAGATCCTACGGCTCAGGGTTCATCGTAACCCACTACCTGACCTCGAGATGTGACCTCAGCCTCCAAAGTACAGGCTGTGGGGCCCACGGCGGGATAGTTGACTAGATCTTTCTCAAAGTGCCACGGAGCCACTTATTCTTCGATCGATCCGTCTCGGTCAGGAGGGGATCCGTCATCCCCGGGTGTGGTCTTGCCCTTGGTGGACTGGTCGTCCTAGGGAGCGATCTTCACCTCGCCCGTACCTGAGCATCACTTGGTATATTCCCTAGATGTCCGTCCTTGCTTGTGTTGTGGTGGTCGTCTCTCTCATCGGCCGTGCGGGATTGCCGATCTTACGGAACGGTCTGATCACCCCTCGTAGGACGGGGGTCGTTATGGGCGTTTGGACAGGGGGGGGTTTCTCCTTGCcccagaacagtagtcccctaGTTTTGGTCCACTTATAAAGTGGAGCAGGAACTAAACTGTTTGCTGTAGCGGTCTTTCGTCCGGTAGTTTCTTCAAGACTGATCGAGGGTCGGTAGGACGGGAAGGGGTGTCTTATGCATGGTGTTGGTTCTACGGGGATGTTTGTTTTCCCCCTAAGATCTAGGTTTTTGTCTGCTTGTAAGTCAAATTACCGACTGCGAGTCCCCTAGTTCTGGTCCACCGGAACGGTGGAGCGAGAATTAAGGAGGTGACCGGTCCTCTCCGGGACGATGGTTAGGTGGAGTCGAATTACCGACTGCGAGTCCCCTAGTTCTGGTCCACCGGAACGGTGGAGCGAGAATTAAGGAGGTGACCGGCCCTCTCCGGGACAATGGTTAGGTTGAGTCGAATTACCGACTGCGAGTCCCCTAGTTTTGGTCCACCGGAACGGTGGAGCGAGAATTAAGGAGGTGATCGGCCCTCTCCGGGACGATGGTTAGGTGAAGTTGAATTACCAACTGCGAGTCCCCTAGTTCTGGTCCACCGAAACGGTGGAGTGAGAATTAAGGAGGCGACCGACCCTCTCTAGGATGATGGTTAGGTTGAGTTGAATTACCGACTACGAGTCAGTCGAATCTTTTGAAGAGGCGtttgtttgaattttgaaaaagCCCGGGAGCCGGGTTAGGTTGATATGGCGGGTGGTCTTCTGGCGACCCGTCACTTCTGGGGTACGTGTCCTTTCGTAGGAGGTGTTAGAGGTTGCGAAACGTCGCGCGTGTTGGCAACTCCCCCGAGGCACTGTTTTCtacattattatattattacttTTTAATGGGGAAGCGTGATGGTGGTTCGGTGTCTTTTCAGTGCCGCTCCTTTACTGTTGTTATCATTAATGCCTTAATGGGCCTTTACACTCTGTTTGTTTGCGTAGAGATACGCAAGAGAGAATTAGTGAAGAGGGAGTTAGTGAGAGTTTGCATTTCCATCCGTGTTTGGTTCTCTTTCCCTGTAGCAGTAGAGAGAACTTTGTGGTGGGTCATCCCACCTTTTTACAATCTCTTACTTTTGGGAAGAAAGTTGACTGGAGCTACTTTTTTAAGTACTTCCAATTTAATCCTTGTCAACTATTTTTATCAATCccacaaataattaaatattttaaaaatgtatGGGTAAAAATGTCTTAATATAAAAAGTaatatctctcttctcttttatctctatcataccaaacaacctacaaaatctactatatttctcacatatttctctctactcatcttctctcttctctactatctcttttctatctctctcttcgcTACCAAACATAGTGTTAATGTATTGGGTCGGTCCATCTTCTCCCTTAGTATAAAAAGGGAAGGGGGTTTCTCATTTGGAGAACTTTTTCCAAATTCTTCTAAATTTCTCTTATGGAGGTGCTTCCTTGGAGAGTTGTGCTGCGGCGACGTTCCCTCCGACGCTTTGTGTTGCGGTGCTCGTTCTCATACTCCGGCGCTCGTACTCGTACGTTCTTCGTTTTAACCTTTGGTAAGTTCATCCTTCTTCTCttcgttttatttatttacttttctCCATCATTTTACGGTTTTTGGCGGTTTCCCCTACCCCCTTTTTTCGGGAGGGTGAGCAAGGGTGAGCACCTCGgccttcttctccttcgtcctTCTCTGCGAGGTGATGCGTGGGGCTTCTGTGGGGTCTCCCACTTTTCGTTTTAGTGGTAGTCCTACTGTTATAACATGCTCCCCTTTGCAGGTGAAGAGATGGTGGGCCgagggaagaagaaggctgacggTGAGCCAAAGCGCGCCAAGAAGGAGCAGGTCAAGTATCCTCCATTGAAGGGGGATTTGGCCCCCTACAACTGGTGTTGCCGGACTATTCTAGGCATGCCGTCGATTTATGCCAACGAGGACGAGGGTTACTTCCGGACTCAATACTTCGTCCCTGAGGCTTTGGTAGGGTTAGGTCATGAGACTTTCTCCCTGGGTCCCAAGGAGAGGCGCCCTTTCACCCCCCTTTTCGGAATATACATGCACCTGTACACTGTTAAGAGGGTACGGGTGTCGATGCCATTTTCCGACTTCCTTAATCATCTGCAGGTGGCCCCTTCTCAGTTCACCCCCGGGGGGTGGGCCTTCGTTCGGGCGTACGAAGCCGCCTGTGTGCTTTTTGGGAAGGAGCCGACCTTGGCCCTCTTCTTTCATATGTTCGAGCCCTCTCATACTCAGGGGGGTCGGGGGATAGGGTATGGTGAGCCTGAAATCACAGAAGCAGATTTTTCATCCTTTTGCCGATTCTTATAAGGATTTTAAGAATGCCTATTTCCGCGTGGCTCCGGTCGGCCCTGACCCTGCTTGGTTGTTTGAGAGGGCCGAGAGTGGAGGGACCCGACCGCGGTTCCCCTTGGTGTGGACCGACCGGCACTTCAAATTGGGTGCGCAGAGATATTGCACCCAGGATCCGGGGGCGCTATCGGAGAGCAATCGCCACTTTCATTCTATTTTGGTAAGGTCGACCTGGGACGTTATGGTCAAGGGAAAGATGAAGACGATCAAGCCTTTACGGGCGTTTGATTTATGTCGTTTTAGTGCTCGTAGAGTTTCTAGGGAGCTCAGTAAGTTTAGTTTCCTGGCTTTTATTTCAGCTCTACCCCGTAACAAATCTAACTTGTTTAATTTCCATTTTCAGGAGCGAGGATGGATATTGATCCTGATTTGATCCGTGCTCTTCAGATCGTGGACGATGAAGTCATTGATGACGAGGAGGAGGTCCCGGTGAATGATGGCCAGGAGGAGGAAAACGAGGAGGAAAATGAGGAGGAAGGTGACCAGGGGTGCGAGTCCGAGCAGGAGGAACGTGTTGTCCTTAGGGGGGAACAGAATTCCGAAGGAACAGGGTCCGAAGGACGCGATAAGGAGGCCGGTCGGACGAAGGAGTCGGCCATAGGTTTGGAGGACGAGGACGAGGGCGAGGATAATGATGGCAGTGGTGGCCCAAAAAATGCTGACGTCGGGGGAGACGATGAAAGGACGGAGAGTTCTTGTCCCAAGAAGAGGTCAAGGCGCGTGGTCTTAGACTCCCCTTTTTAGGGATCTGATCCGTTGGTGATGAATGACAATCCTTCTCAGGCCATTCCCCTTCGGTCCAAGGTTCATGAGGTTCCTCAGCCAATTTCAGTGTGGAGGGATGAAGCTCTTAATTCCGACGAACACTTGGATCGGATTGATGATCTGGTTTTCCAAGAGATCGACCGTGATTTCGTGCTCGGTCACAACCTCCCTTCCCTGTACAACCATGCTTTGCGGAGTTCTTTAAGGCTGGCCTCCTTGATTCGTTTTACTCAAAATGATATGATGGTCCAGCTTAACGAGTGCCAGGAGAATGAGCAGCGTCTGGCCGTTAGTCTTAAGAAGGCAGAGGATGACTTGGTCGAGAGTCAGAAGGTTGTCCAGGAACTAACAGAGGGTCTGAAGGAAGCCAACCGGGTCAAAGGGGGAGTTTACTCAGAAACTGGAGGCTGCTATCAAAGTCAAGTTTCTTTGTGAAGGTAAGTTGGCTTCGGCGGAGGCTGATTTGACCAGGGCGCAAGAGCTGTTACTCCAGAGAGATGATCGGTTGAAGGAGTTGGATGCGGAGCTGAACGCCTTAAAGGCTGCTTAGGTGAAGTTGGTGGATGAGAGTGCTACCTTAAAAATGGAGAAGTCGGACCTGCAAAAGGCGCTGGCTGATCGGGATGCTAAGGTAGTCCGCctggaggaggaagtgaagcaACTCAAGGGTAGCTTGGCCAAGATTAACAAGGCAGCTTTTACCAACGCTGTTAGCCAGCTTCAAGTGGTGAATCCGGGCATTGATGTGAAGCCGGTCCACTATCGGAAGTGTGTTTCCTGTGGTAAGATCAGTTCTGTGAAGGATAACGTCTTTGTTCCTACTTACCCCCCGGCAGAGGGCTCTTAAGTTTGTTCTTCtcttttgtttgttttattgttGCTTTGAACTTTGTTCCTGTTTCTTGGATGAT
This portion of the Lotus japonicus ecotype B-129 chromosome 3, LjGifu_v1.2 genome encodes:
- the LOC130742812 gene encoding uncharacterized protein LOC130742812 codes for the protein MAALKLLLSPARRHYLTKHTTSHFHSPISLTSHRSLSSSSESDPPPPRPFEPIPIQPVSYPVKPKDTPSPPPPDSLRQPPPPTQLSGEAPEPQQRALTREDIRYVKDGPSITPVSYPMRVAPLPEDMVPGQKNDEMEMERRRIEAEDQLRARMVRAVEDEKMKVPFPLLIRPKQKEKPPVLDLMEAIRQVKANAKAKFDETIEAHIRLGIESKRTELAVRGTVILPHGAPKAVSVAVFAEGAEAEEARAAGADIVGGKELIEEIASGNNKLKVDKCFSTPGMAPHLGKIAQYLRKRRLMPDKKLGTLTNDISGQLKELRQGRLEFKMESKSILHAGVGKVSYKDESLRENIGAFMNAVLLAKPAGLKKTSKYAGYVLSVHICSTMGPGFPVSIQSLSKAADNYKKMHVV